TGATGTTGTATCCGAACTAGATATCGCAAAGCCGACGTTCTATAGGTTCTTCGACGGCAAGTCAGATCTGTTTTGGGCGATCGTGGACAAGGTTCGGGATGATCTGTCGGCGCGTGTGCCATCGGCCCCGGCGTTGCTGCTCGCCCCTGTAGCGGAGCTGACGCGCATGGTTTTATCCGAGATGGTCAGCTATGTGGACGCGAACCCCGCAGTTATCCGGTTTGTCCTGCGCGGTCAATTTTCTCATCGGTCGGACGTGGACGACCGTCCACAGGCCGACGTTAGTAAGTCGGCAGCGAAAATCGTTGCGATGCTTCAGGTATGGGCGCCCAAGACGACGGTGGACATGGCGAAGGCCGAGTTCCATCTCTATGCCCTGTTGTCTGCGTGCGGCGGTGTGTGCGACTGGTGGCTCGGTTCAGACGTAGGCGCTGAGCGCACCATGCCCCACGCGGAATTCATCGACCATCTTATTTCGTTGGTGACGGGCTCAGTTTCCCGGTTCGCAGACGATATCGGGGCGGTATACGACCCGGACCGCCTGCTCGCCGCCAGCTTCAGCTCGCCTAATACCTGAAGCCACGCAAAGGAGCAGTATTGACTAGTCGTCGCCGCAGACCCCGACATTGCTCGACGTCAGACGTCGTAACAGATTCGAAGGGGGAGGCTCTGGCGAAGGCGCCAGATTTGACCGGCCGGTACCGGTGCGGTAGGGATCCGTCTTGCGTGCAACGCGTCTGCCAGCCTGCTCTGCCGAGGTCAAGTCGTCGAATTGCGCTGAGGAAAGTTTAGGATGCTCGTTCGGGCTGGAAATTCGCGGCTACCGCACCGATGGATCGGGGATCGGTGATGAATTCATCGATGATGGCGGTGACCGCGGCCGGATTCTCCATCATGGGAAGGTGTCCGCAGCCCGGCAGAAACTCGGCTCGGTCGGGCTGCAGCGTCTGGTTCAAGGTGCGTCCCGCGCGCGGCGACAGACCCAGGTTGGCGTTGCCCCACACCACCGCCAGTGGTGGGAAGTTCGGGCCCGGCCGCATGTGGTCGATGGCCTCGAAGTCGGTGAGGTCCGCGAACATCTCGGCCATCGATGCGAGGCGACCCCGCGTGGTCCAGGTGGCTCCTGCGGTGATCGCGCCGGGCAGGGCCTTGAGTAGTCCGCGGCGCCATCCGCGCGGACCGTACTGCCCAGCGATGATGTACCGGGACAGATACTTGGGGACACGGAGCCTACGGGCCACCAACATCGACAAGCGCGGCAGGTGCGTGGTGAAAGGGAATGCCCATCCGACGACACCTCCGCGGGCAGTGTTGGCAGTCAACGGGTTGATCATGACCAGCGCGCGAAAGATCTCCGGCCGACGTTGCGCCAGCAGCAGCGTCATCGCGCTGCCCATGCAGTTCCCAACGACTGCGATAGGGCCGACATCCAGATGCGTGATGAAGGCAGACAACAGCTTTACATAATCGCCAATGGCGTAGCCGGTCTGCGGCATGTCAGATTCGCCGAACCCGAGCAGGTCCATGCAGATAACCTCATAGCGCCCTGCCAGCGCCCTGGTCTGCTCGGTCCAGATCTCCTTGCTAGAACCGCCATTGTGCAGGAAGAGAATCGGCGGTCCGGCCCCAGCGCGGGTGTAGATGACTGTGTTGCCATTGTGGACGAATGCGTATTTCGAGGGAGCCTCAACGGCGTTCATGCCGGTGTTGTTCCCACAATGGTGAGTGTCGTGGTGCTGTCGGCGCATTGCGCCTCTCCCAAGACCTCTCGGACAAACTTTCCAATTTCCGAAAATGCCTGCCGCGCATCGGGAAGTACATCGGCACCGGCATGAAAGACATGCAGTGCGTGGTCCCAGAGTTGAAACCGAAGGGGCACGCCCGCCTCGACGCACCGCGCGGCCACCTCGTAGGCGTCGGCGAGGAGTACCTCGGTGGATCCCACCTGGATTAACGTCGGCGGCAATCCCTTGAAATCGTGATTGACCGGAGACCAGGTCGGGTTGAGCCTGCCGTTTACCTGCATGCCCCAGGTGACCGGTAGCGCCAGGACACCTGCGGAAAGCGCCGGATCGATCTTGTTGTTGGGGTGCTGCAGGCGGGCGGTGCTGTCGTAGTTGGCGAAGGGCGCTATGGTCACCAGGGCGGCGGGGGTGGGCAGTGCGCGGTCCCGGATGGCCAGCGCGGTACTGAAGACCAATCCGCCACCGGCCGAATCGCCGGCTAACACAATGCGATCCGGTGAGATCCCGATCTCGAGTAGGCGCCGGTAGGCGCGCACACAATCGTCGACAGTCTGAGTTATGTGGGCCTCGGGAATTTGTCGGTACTCGACGTTGTAGACGGGCAACCCCGTCGCAGTCGACATGCGCGCGACGATGCGGCGGTGGCTGTTGAGCCCGCAACTCAGTAGTGCGCCCCCGTGAAAGTACAGCACCGCACCGGTCGCGGCTTCCGGGGCGTTCGCGACGGCGGGGTCCCATACCCACTCGGCACGAAAATCGGGAAAATCGTTGCGCTGCAGCTTGGTTCCACGCGGTGGTGGCAATACGATCAGCAGCCGGTCAGCCCGGGTGGTCACCCACAGTGCCAAAGCCTTCGGCAGCAGACGATGGCGTTGGGTCCATACCGCGAGGTCGCCCAGCGGGCGTACGGTGAGTCCGAGTAGAACGTGCGCTAGGCGCAGTCGCCGACTGGCACGGCGGGGCAACTCCACGGATATCACGGGGGATGGGACGTTATCGGGCGAAGCCATCAGATCCTCCACATTCGTATGTGTCGCGTTTACCTGGGCAACTCCGCTACTCCGTTGTCGCGGGGGTGCTCTTCTGCGAGTGGAAGGCGACGGCGGACGGGAGTCGCTGGACGGCGGTGCGTGCGGCGTCCTCGGCCAGTTTCATGGTGGGTATCTTGCATATCGTCCGCATGAGAGCGGGGGAGATGCGATGCAGTATCCATGCCAAGGTCGCGTCGAAGTTCACCGGCACGATGGCGAGGTTGAATCGGATGGCGCGCTGAACAGCGCGTGCCACGCGATCGGGGGATGCGAAGGCGAACCGATCCTGAATGTTGACGAAATCGGCGCGGGTCTGTTCGGTGCTGGTCCCAGCGGAGGTGATGAGGGTGGCGTGGGCGCCGAGCTGAGTGCGGGTGGCGCCGGGACATATCGCGCTGACCCCGATGTTTTTCGGCGCCAGTTCGGTCCGTAACGATTCGGTGATCATCAACGCGGCGGCCTTCGACGTCGAATAGGACGGTGCCACCCGGTTCGGAGTCCACGCGGCCCCGGACACGATCACGACGATATGCCCGGGTTTTCCGCTGTCCACCATCTTGGAGCCGACGGTCTTGCAGCCGTGCACTACACCAAAGACATTGATCCCCATGATTTTTTCCCAGTCCTGCGGTGTTTGGGACATGAACG
This genomic window from Mycobacteroides chelonae contains:
- a CDS encoding TetR/AcrR family transcriptional regulator, with product MDRTMEAMGTRLGPDLTLNDVVSELDIAKPTFYRFFDGKSDLFWAIVDKVRDDLSARVPSAPALLLAPVAELTRMVLSEMVSYVDANPAVIRFVLRGQFSHRSDVDDRPQADVSKSAAKIVAMLQVWAPKTTVDMAKAEFHLYALLSACGGVCDWWLGSDVGAERTMPHAEFIDHLISLVTGSVSRFADDIGAVYDPDRLLAASFSSPNT
- a CDS encoding alpha/beta fold hydrolase; protein product: MNAVEAPSKYAFVHNGNTVIYTRAGAGPPILFLHNGGSSKEIWTEQTRALAGRYEVICMDLLGFGESDMPQTGYAIGDYVKLLSAFITHLDVGPIAVVGNCMGSAMTLLLAQRRPEIFRALVMINPLTANTARGGVVGWAFPFTTHLPRLSMLVARRLRVPKYLSRYIIAGQYGPRGWRRGLLKALPGAITAGATWTTRGRLASMAEMFADLTDFEAIDHMRPGPNFPPLAVVWGNANLGLSPRAGRTLNQTLQPDRAEFLPGCGHLPMMENPAAVTAIIDEFITDPRSIGAVAANFQPERAS
- a CDS encoding alpha/beta hydrolase, with translation MASPDNVPSPVISVELPRRASRRLRLAHVLLGLTVRPLGDLAVWTQRHRLLPKALALWVTTRADRLLIVLPPPRGTKLQRNDFPDFRAEWVWDPAVANAPEAATGAVLYFHGGALLSCGLNSHRRIVARMSTATGLPVYNVEYRQIPEAHITQTVDDCVRAYRRLLEIGISPDRIVLAGDSAGGGLVFSTALAIRDRALPTPAALVTIAPFANYDSTARLQHPNNKIDPALSAGVLALPVTWGMQVNGRLNPTWSPVNHDFKGLPPTLIQVGSTEVLLADAYEVAARCVEAGVPLRFQLWDHALHVFHAGADVLPDARQAFSEIGKFVREVLGEAQCADSTTTLTIVGTTPA
- a CDS encoding SDR family NAD(P)-dependent oxidoreductase, whose product is MVRLPFIGPVAKKQGRIVVVTGAGSGIGRAIALRQAAAGDIVIATDIDLAAAEETVALAKGACCAFALDVRDPAQWEEITDTIVERFGVPDILVNNAGIAIGGAFMSQTPQDWEKIMGINVFGVVHGCKTVGSKMVDSGKPGHIVVIVSGAAWTPNRVAPSYSTSKAAALMITESLRTELAPKNIGVSAICPGATRTQLGAHATLITSAGTSTEQTRADFVNIQDRFAFASPDRVARAVQRAIRFNLAIVPVNFDATLAWILHRISPALMRTICKIPTMKLAEDAARTAVQRLPSAVAFHSQKSTPATTE